The genomic interval GTCGATGCCGAAGCGGTGACCGGCGCCGTCGACCTCGGCGTAGTACGTGTAGACCAGCGAGCGGTCGCCGGCGGCCAGTTGCTCGGCGGCGGTGTCCATGCGGTCCTCGCCGGACAGCCGCCCCTGGAAGGTGCCGCCGCTGAGCGCGACCTTCGTCAGCGGGGTGTCGGCGAAGGTCGGGGAGGACACCTGGGCGGCGTGCACGCCCGCGCGGTGCGCCAGTTCGAAGACCGTCGGGTACGGCTGCCAGGCGCCCGGCGGGGTCCACGGCTGCCAGCGGAGCTGGTTCATCAGCTCGCCGGTGTCCGGGTCGCGCACGGTGTAGCCGGGCAGGCCGTGGGCGCCCGGGGGCAGGCCGGTGCCGACGGAGGCGAGGGAGGTCGCGGTGGTCGCCGGGTACCCGGCGGTGATCGGACGCCCGGTGCCGCCGCGCGACGCGGCCAGCAGGGACGTCATGAACGGCGCTTCTTCCGGGTGGGCCTTGAGCTGCTCCCAGCCGAGGCCGTCGATCAGGAAGACGCAGTTGCGGTCGGCGGGGGTCAGTTCGCCGATGCCCGCGGTCATGCCGGGGACGCCGAGTCCGGCGGCGAGGGTGGGCAGCAGGTCGGCCAGCGAGCCGGTGCCGTAGGCCGGGACGGGCGCGGAGCCGACGGGGAGCGGCTCCGGGTGGAAGTCCGGGACGCCGGGCGCCGGGCGCCCCCGGTCGTGGGCCGCGGGCGGGGGGTGAGCCATCAGCGCAGGTCCGCCGTCGCCTCGGACAGGGCCTGGGCGAAGGCGAGCGCCTGGCGCACCGTCTCCGGGCCGTCGCCGGCCTCGCTGACACGCAGGCTCAGGTCGTCGGCCGTCGAGCTGCCCGTGTAGCCGTGGTCGGCCTCGCAGTCGGGGTCGCCGCAGGCGGCCGGCTCCAGGTCGATGCGGGAGACGGCGCCCCAGCCGATGGTGAGCACGATCTCGCGTGGCAGGGCGCCCGGCGTGTACGACTCCGGGTTGGCGACCACGCGGCTGACCACGATCGACGAGATCCGGCCGAGCTTGACCGACTCGGTGGACGTGGTGGCGTACGGGGTCGGGGAGGTGCTGTCCGCGGCCTGCTCGTCGGTGTGGCTGACGATGAAGCGGTTGGCGGTGAGGACGAGCACGGTGACGTGCCGCCGCACCTCGTTCTGGTCGAACGTCGTCTCCTGGTGGACCAGGTACGACCGGACGGGCTCGCCGCCCACGGCGGCCTCCACCGCCTCGGCCACGAGAGCCGGGTAGTAACCGCTGCGCTCGATCGCCGCCCGCAGCCCCTGGGTCGTCGTACTGGTCTTGGCCATGTCGCCCATCCTACGGGTGGCCGCCGACTGCGAGGCACCGCTCGCCCCGGTCAGTACGCGGGGAGGGTCCGGGGCCCGTGGTCGTCGCGGGCGGGCGGCGGCGCGAGGCGCACGGAGGCGCTCAGGACGCTCACGCCGTGCGGGGCGACCACGACCGGCTCCAGGGTGACCGCGACCACCTCGGGATGGTCGTGGACCAGCCGCGACACCCGCAGCATCAGCTCCTCCAGCGCGGGGGTGTCGACGGGCGCCGACCCGCGCCAGCCGAACAGCAGCGGGGCGGTGCGGATCGACCGGACCAGCGAGGTGGCGTCCCGGTCGGTCACCGGGATCAGGCGGTGCGCCATGTCGCCCAGCAGCTGGGACGCGGCCCCGGCGAGCCCGAAGGACAGCACGGCGCCGGCCGCCGGGTCGATCACCGCGCGGACCACCGTGTCCACCCCGCGCGGGGCCATGCGCTGCACCACCGGGCGCAGCTCCCCCGGGCTGCCGAACAGCTCGGTCAGCTCGGCGTACGCCCGGCGCAACTGCTCCTCGTCGGCCAGGTCGAGGCGGACGCCGCCCAGGTCGGCGCGGTGCCTGAGGTGCGGGGCGGTCGCCTTGAGGGCGACCGGATAGCCGAGGGCGCGGGCGGCCTCGGCGGCGGCGTCCGGGGTGGGCGCGGGCAGGGCGCGGTGCACGTGGATGCCGTAGGCGGCGAGCAGTTCGCAGGTGGCCTCGGCGGTGAGGCTGAGGCCCTGCCCGCGGGCGAGCAGCCCCTCGATGAGGGCGGCGGCGCCCCGCTCGTCGATGTCCTCGTACGCGGGCACCTTGCCGGGGTCGGCGGCGTCGCGCCGCCACTGCCCGTACGCCACGGCCTGCGCGAGCGCCCGTACGGCACGCTCGGCGGCGGGATAGGCGGGGATGAGGTGGGCGTCTTCGGGGGGCGGCGCGGGGGCGGGCGCGCCCTGGTCGTCCGCCTCGGCGCCCTCTTCCGTCGCCGTCCCCGTCCGGGGCTCCGCGCGCTCCCCCGTGCGCGTGCCGCCGGCCGCCGGGTCCGGACCGGAGGCGGCGGACGGCTGGGGCGCCGTGCTCGTCGCGGCCGACAGGGCCTCCGCGAGGCCGCCCAGCTCGACGTGGACCACGAGGACCGGCTTGGTCGGCTGCTCGGCGGCGGCCGAGCGCAGCGCCTCGGCCAGGGCCGCGTCGCCGACCGAGCCCTCGCCCACCGACGGGATGGCGGTCACGACGACGGCGTCGGAGGAGTCGTCGGCCAGCGCGCGGGAGAGCGCCGCGTGGAAGTCCGCCGCGGAGGCGGCCGTGGTGAGGTCCTGCGGCGGGTGCGGACGCAGGCCCTCGGCGAGGCAGGCGTCGTAGGTGAGCAGGCCCAGGGACTCGGAGTTGCCGAGGATCGCCACCCGGGGGCCGGCCGGGAGGGGCTGGCGGGCGAGGAGCAGGCCGGCGTCGACCAGGTCGGTGATGGTGTCCACGCGGATCACCCCGGCCTGGCGCAGCAGGGCGGAGACGGTGGCGTGCGGCAGCCGGGTCGCGCGGACGGCGTGCCCGCGCGGTCCCGCCCCGTGGCGCGCGCCCTGCACCACGACCAGCGGTTTCGCCGCTGCGGTGCGGCGGGCGAGGCGGGTGAACTTGCGGGGGTTGCCGATCGACTCCAGGTACATCAGGGCGACGTCGGTGTCGGCGTCCTCGTACCAGTACTGCAGGACGTCGTTGCCGGAGACGTCCGCCCGGTTGCCGGAGGAGACGAACGTGGACAGGCCGGTGACGCCGGTGACGCCGCCGCCGCGCCGGTGCAGCCGGGACAGGAGCGCGACGCCGATGGCGCCGGACTGGGCGAACAGGCCGATGCGGCCCGCGCGGGGCATGTCGGGGGCGAGCGAGGCGTTCAGCCGCACCTCGGGCGAGGTGTTGATGACGCCGAAGGAGTTCGGTCCGATGATCCGCATGCCGTGGCTGCGGGCCTGCCGGACCAGGGCGCGCTGGCGCTCCCTGCCCTCGGGGCCGGACTCGGCGTAGCCGGCGGAGACCACGACGAGGCCCTGGACGTCGTGCTCGCCGCACTCGGCGACCACCTCGGGGACCCGCTCGGCGGGCACCGCGACGACCGCGAGGTCCACGGGCCCGTCGATGTCGCGCACCGAGCGGAAGGCGGGGACGCCGTCGAGTTCCTTCCGCCCCTCCGGCAGCGCCCCGTTCACGGCGTACAGGCGGCCGGTGAAGCCGCCGTCGCGGATGTTGTCGAGGATGCTGCGTCCGACGCCGCCGGGTGCGCGGCCGGTGCCGATGACGGCGACCGCGCCGGGGGCGAGCAGCCGCTGCACCGAACGTGCCTCCGCGCGCTGCTCGCGCGCGTACTGCACGGCCAGGGAGCGGTCGGTGGGTTCGAGGCCGAACTCCAGGCGCACCACGCCGTCCTCGAAGCTGCGCTTCTGGGTGTACCCGGCGTCGGTGAACACCTTGATCATCTTGGTGTTGGCGGGCAGCACCTCGGCGGCGAACCGGCGGATGCCGCGCTCGCGGGCGACGGCGGCGATGTGCTCCAGCAGGGCGGAGGCGACGCCCCGGCCCTGGTGGGCGTCCTGCACCAGGAAGGCGACCTCGGCCTCGTCGGCCGCGCCGGTCGCGGGCCGCCCGCCGGCGTCGATGCGGTCGTAGCGCACGGTGCCGATGAACTCGTCGCCGATGGCCGCCGCGAGCCCGACCCGGTCCACGAAGTCGTGGTGGGTGAAGCGGTGGACGTCCTTGGCGGACAGCCGCGGGTAGGGCGCGAAGAAGCGGTAGTACTTCGACTCGTCGGAGACCTGCTCGTAGAAGCTGACCAGGCGCTCGGCGTCGTCGGCGGTGATGGGGCGGATGCGTGCGGTGCCGCCGTCGCGCAGCACCACGTCGGCCTCCCAGTGGGCGGGGTACTCGTGGCGGTCCGACGAGGTCTGCATGGGCCCCAGAGTACGGCTCGCGTCCGACAGCGGTGCGAGGCAGTCTGTGGTGGACGGCTGCCGGGCCGAGGCCGCGGCCCGGCGGCCGCCGGAGCCGTCCCGGACGCCGCTCCGGGCTCGCGTCCACGGTATGGAAGACTGGTCTAGACAACCCTGAACAGCGAAGGGCAGCAACACATGGCTGAGCGCCGCGTCAACGTCGGCTGGGCCGAGGGTCTCCACGCCCGCCCCGCCTCCATCTTCGTCCGAGCCGCCACGGCCGCAGGCGTCCCGGTGACGATCGCCAAGGCCGGGGGCACCCCTGTCAACGCGGCCTCGATGCTGGCCGTCCTGGGCCTGGGCGCCCAGGGCGGTGAGGAGATCGTCCTCGCCTCCGACGCCGAGGGTGCGGACGCCGCCCTGGACCGTCTGGCGAAGCTGGTCGCCGAGGGCCTCGAGGAACTCCCCGAGACCGTCTGAATCCGCATTTCCGCACGCGACGGCCGTGCGACTCGGAAAGGCCCGTCCGGACCCCGGACGGGCCTTTCCTTTTCCTCTT from Streptomyces sp. DH-12 carries:
- a CDS encoding GNAT family N-acetyltransferase, coding for MQTSSDRHEYPAHWEADVVLRDGGTARIRPITADDAERLVSFYEQVSDESKYYRFFAPYPRLSAKDVHRFTHHDFVDRVGLAAAIGDEFIGTVRYDRIDAGGRPATGAADEAEVAFLVQDAHQGRGVASALLEHIAAVARERGIRRFAAEVLPANTKMIKVFTDAGYTQKRSFEDGVVRLEFGLEPTDRSLAVQYAREQRAEARSVQRLLAPGAVAVIGTGRAPGGVGRSILDNIRDGGFTGRLYAVNGALPEGRKELDGVPAFRSVRDIDGPVDLAVVAVPAERVPEVVAECGEHDVQGLVVVSAGYAESGPEGRERQRALVRQARSHGMRIIGPNSFGVINTSPEVRLNASLAPDMPRAGRIGLFAQSGAIGVALLSRLHRRGGGVTGVTGLSTFVSSGNRADVSGNDVLQYWYEDADTDVALMYLESIGNPRKFTRLARRTAAAKPLVVVQGARHGAGPRGHAVRATRLPHATVSALLRQAGVIRVDTITDLVDAGLLLARQPLPAGPRVAILGNSESLGLLTYDACLAEGLRPHPPQDLTTAASAADFHAALSRALADDSSDAVVVTAIPSVGEGSVGDAALAEALRSAAAEQPTKPVLVVHVELGGLAEALSAATSTAPQPSAASGPDPAAGGTRTGERAEPRTGTATEEGAEADDQGAPAPAPPPEDAHLIPAYPAAERAVRALAQAVAYGQWRRDAADPGKVPAYEDIDERGAAALIEGLLARGQGLSLTAEATCELLAAYGIHVHRALPAPTPDAAAEAARALGYPVALKATAPHLRHRADLGGVRLDLADEEQLRRAYAELTELFGSPGELRPVVQRMAPRGVDTVVRAVIDPAAGAVLSFGLAGAASQLLGDMAHRLIPVTDRDATSLVRSIRTAPLLFGWRGSAPVDTPALEELMLRVSRLVHDHPEVVAVTLEPVVVAPHGVSVLSASVRLAPPPARDDHGPRTLPAY
- a CDS encoding HPr family phosphocarrier protein → MAERRVNVGWAEGLHARPASIFVRAATAAGVPVTIAKAGGTPVNAASMLAVLGLGAQGGEEIVLASDAEGADAALDRLAKLVAEGLEELPETV
- a CDS encoding DUF5998 family protein, whose translation is MAKTSTTTQGLRAAIERSGYYPALVAEAVEAAVGGEPVRSYLVHQETTFDQNEVRRHVTVLVLTANRFIVSHTDEQAADSTSPTPYATTSTESVKLGRISSIVVSRVVANPESYTPGALPREIVLTIGWGAVSRIDLEPAACGDPDCEADHGYTGSSTADDLSLRVSEAGDGPETVRQALAFAQALSEATADLR
- a CDS encoding nucleotide pyrophosphatase/phosphodiesterase family protein → MAHPPPAAHDRGRPAPGVPDFHPEPLPVGSAPVPAYGTGSLADLLPTLAAGLGVPGMTAGIGELTPADRNCVFLIDGLGWEQLKAHPEEAPFMTSLLAASRGGTGRPITAGYPATTATSLASVGTGLPPGAHGLPGYTVRDPDTGELMNQLRWQPWTPPGAWQPYPTVFELAHRAGVHAAQVSSPTFADTPLTKVALSGGTFQGRLSGEDRMDTAAEQLAAGDRSLVYTYYAEVDGAGHRFGIDSDTWRGQLMYVDRLVQRLAEQLPPRSALYVTADHGMVDIPFDETHRIDFDEDWELKAGVALLGGEGRARHVYAVPGAAGDVLACWREVLGEQFWVASRDEAIAAGWFGPEVDERVYHRIGDVIAAARDDVLLVASEREPRESAMVGNHGSMTPAEQLVPLLEVRS